The DNA sequence ATCGATCATCATGAATATGGCTATCAACACAATGGCAACAATCGTCAGGCCAACAAATTTCGCTTTCATCGGTCATACGCCTTTCTTCTCATAAGTAAGAAAATGAATATCGCGCTGCCGACGACGCCGACCATCAGACCGATGGAAATTTCGTAAGGGAAGATAATGAGGCGACCTAAGATGTCGCAGCACAGAACGAAAACAGCCCCAAGTAAAGCCGTGTGTGACAAGCTCTTTTTCAGGTTATCCCCCAAGTACAGCGTGACGATATTTGGGATGATCAATCCTAGGAACGGAATCGTGCCTACCGTGAGAATGACGAGAGAAGATACCATTGCCACGATAATGAGACCGATATTGACCACTTGTTTATAATTCAACCCCAAGTTAATCGCGAATTCCTCGCCCATCCCAGCGATGGTGAACTTGTTCGCGAACAAGTACGCAATGATAACGAGAGGAATGCTGATGTAGAGTAGCTCGTAGCTCCCTTTCATGACGGAGGAAAAGTCCCCATGCAGCCAGGCTGTCATATTCCGAATGAGCTCATATTTGTAGGCAAAAAACATCGTAATCGAACCGACGATATTACCAAACATCAGACCCACCAACGGAATAAAAATGGAGTCTTTGTACTTGATCTTGTCGAGAATCTTCATAAAGATGAACGTTCCCAGTAGTGCAAACACGAAGGCCACGAGCAGCTTCAGCCACGGACTCGCATCGGTGAACAGCATCAAGGAAACTAATATCCCAAAACGGACAGAATCTTCTGTACCGGCTGTTGTGGGTGATACGAACTTATTACGTGTCAATTGCTGCATGATCAGACCGACGATACTCATGCTGACACCCGCGATAATGATACTGATCAATCGTGGGATTCTACTGATCCACATCACCTGTGTCTTTTCTTCCGTGAGATCGAACAGCTCCAGAGGAGAAATGTCTTTCACACCGATAAACAAGGAAGCTATCGACAGCAGGATGAGTGCTACAACTAAATATCTCTTCTTCATCGTTTTCCCTACTTTTCCCCATCCAGAGCTTTTTCTGATATTGAACCTACAGATATTGATTCTCAGTAATAAAGAGATTCATTCTCAATTACATCTTCATTTGTTATATTAGCATTTCTTTATTGCGTATTAAAGCATTTTTTTGTTAGTCGCCTAATTTCTTTTTCTTCTACTCTTTCGACGATTCATTCTTGACACAATACGATATATCGTTTACTTTTTAAGCGATATATCGTATTCGTCGGGAGGGACTCTATTGCGTAAACATCTTGATGCGAAAAACCTTAGAAGAAAAGGGCTTTCTGTTGATTTCGATTCGAATCCATTCTGGGAAAACAGCGAACACAACTACTATCGACACGGTGGTGGAGGCCGTGGGGGCGGACGAGGAAAACGGTTTTTTGGGCGTGGCGATGTCAAATATGCATTGCTGGAGCTTTTATCAAAAGAACCGATGCATGGTTATCAAATGATGAAAGGGCTCGAGGAAAAATCGGGTGGCTTGTACACGCCAAGCCCAGGATCCATTTACCCTACCCTGCAAATGCTCGAAGATCGTGATCTGGTCCAGGCAACAGAAATTGACGGAAAGAAGACGTATGCCATTACCGAGGCGGGGAGCTCCTTCTTACAGGAACGACCGGTGGAGAAACCTCTGGAGTCCTTTCATGACCATACCCGTGAGATGCTCGTTCGAGAAGACGAATTGGAACAAGATCTGAATGAGCTCGTCGAAGTGCTGAACCGCTTGCACCGTGAATCGCTCCAGGATCCAACCAAGATGGCTCGACTGAGCTATTTCCTCAAAAAGGTACGTGGAAAGCTGGCGGGGCACTTTGAAGAGGTCGAAGAAAAATGAGATCGAACCCGAACCCTTTACGGTATGCCGCAGAGGTGAACCCCTCTCGTCGTTCCATCTGGAATATGTACAAACGCTTGCTGATCCACTCTCGGGAAAAATGGAAAACCATGATCGGAGCGATGGTAGCCATCATCGCGATCTCTCTGCTCGAGTTTGCGATTCCACAGCTGACCGCTTTTACGATCGACCATGCCATTCCCGGAAAGCGTTATGATCAACTGCCCTGGATCGCAGTGGGAATTGTGGCTGCTGCCCTTCTCCTCAGCTTGTTTACCTATGTAAGCAGCTACCTGTTGTCGTACGTAGGTCTACATACCATTAATCGCTTGCGAAATGAATTGTATCGGCATATTCAGATGCAGGACATGGCTTTCTTTGACAAGACGCGTACAGGGGATCTCATGTCTCGTATCACTGGCGATGTCAGTATCCTGCAACAGCTCGTCTCCTCAGGCATGCTGCAAATGGTCACGGAATTGGTCACCTTCTTCGCCATCGCCATTTACATGCTGTATATCGATCCACAGTTAACTCTGCTCATGCTGGCTACCTTTCCTCTTCTCTTTCTGTTCACGCGAAAGGTCGGCAGGCGGATGCGTTCCTCTTTTAGAGCCGTACAGGAATCATCCGCAGAGGTCAACAACCACCTGCAAGAAAATCTGTCCGGTATTCGCCTCATGAAAGCGTACGCCAGCGAATCTTACGAGGCCGAGCGATTCACGAATCGCACCTCGCGTAACATGCAGGCCAGCATCACAGCCAATCGATTCACGGCCATATTTGCTCCCACTATTGATCTGTTAAATTACGTAGGGATGGCTGCCGTTCTCTTGTTTGGCGCTTGGCAGGTCATGTCGGGAGAACTGTCTATCGGAGCTATCGTCGCCTTTTTGGCCTATCTGCGACTGCTCCAAAATCCTGTGCGCCAGCTGAGCCGGATGATGAACATGATCCAACAGTCCGCAGCGGCATATGAACGGATCGAGGAGATTCTCGACACCAAGCCGAGCATTACGGAGAAAGAAAATGCCCGCCCTCTACCTATCATTCAAGGTTCGGTTGAGTATCGACACGTTGATTTCGCCTACCAGTCTGATGTTCCTGTTCTGCGAGATTTTCATTTGACCATCGCTCCAGGTACTATGACCGCTTTGGTA is a window from the Brevibacillus choshinensis genome containing:
- a CDS encoding PadR family transcriptional regulator; its protein translation is MRKHLDAKNLRRKGLSVDFDSNPFWENSEHNYYRHGGGGRGGGRGKRFFGRGDVKYALLELLSKEPMHGYQMMKGLEEKSGGLYTPSPGSIYPTLQMLEDRDLVQATEIDGKKTYAITEAGSSFLQERPVEKPLESFHDHTREMLVREDELEQDLNELVEVLNRLHRESLQDPTKMARLSYFLKKVRGKLAGHFEEVEEK
- a CDS encoding ABC transporter permease, whose amino-acid sequence is MKKRYLVVALILLSIASLFIGVKDISPLELFDLTEEKTQVMWISRIPRLISIIIAGVSMSIVGLIMQQLTRNKFVSPTTAGTEDSVRFGILVSLMLFTDASPWLKLLVAFVFALLGTFIFMKILDKIKYKDSIFIPLVGLMFGNIVGSITMFFAYKYELIRNMTAWLHGDFSSVMKGSYELLYISIPLVIIAYLFANKFTIAGMGEEFAINLGLNYKQVVNIGLIIVAMVSSLVILTVGTIPFLGLIIPNIVTLYLGDNLKKSLSHTALLGAVFVLCCDILGRLIIFPYEISIGLMVGVVGSAIFIFLLMRRKAYDR
- a CDS encoding ABC transporter ATP-binding protein, encoding MRSNPNPLRYAAEVNPSRRSIWNMYKRLLIHSREKWKTMIGAMVAIIAISLLEFAIPQLTAFTIDHAIPGKRYDQLPWIAVGIVAAALLLSLFTYVSSYLLSYVGLHTINRLRNELYRHIQMQDMAFFDKTRTGDLMSRITGDVSILQQLVSSGMLQMVTELVTFFAIAIYMLYIDPQLTLLMLATFPLLFLFTRKVGRRMRSSFRAVQESSAEVNNHLQENLSGIRLMKAYASESYEAERFTNRTSRNMQASITANRFTAIFAPTIDLLNYVGMAAVLLFGAWQVMSGELSIGAIVAFLAYLRLLQNPVRQLSRMMNMIQQSAAAYERIEEILDTKPSITEKENARPLPIIQGSVEYRHVDFAYQSDVPVLRDFHLTIAPGTMTALVGSSGAGKSTVAHLLSRFYDPSRGTLLVDGIDIKDVQITSLRGQLGIVSQDIVLLNGTIRDNIAYGKPDATDQEVEEAARAANAHEFIQAFPEGYQSPVGERGVKLSGGQKQRLSIARAILKNPRLIILDEATAALDTESEQLIQHALSQLLAGRTCLVIAHRLSTIQQADQIVVLEKGSIIETGTHEELIRHQGRYQQLYELQFPNRHTQELQQKEPLPSPR